A stretch of DNA from Anopheles ziemanni chromosome 3, idAnoZiCoDA_A2_x.2, whole genome shotgun sequence:
CCGGCCAAGCGCCGATGCTGTCCAGCGGCGAGAGCCATGCATTCCCAAGAAAAACCCCCCGCAAACGGCACCGTACCGTGCCGGTGCGGCCAGCTTGGTCCAGCGCGTACGCAAACTCTACCGCCGTCCGGCCACCGTAGCTTTCGGACGCGATATACAGCGGCACGGTCGCTTCCCAATCGATCGAAGTCGCGCGCTCGATGGTGCGGTAGAAATCCTTCAGGAAAGCCATCAGATCGCTCACGACGGTGGAGCTGTTTCTTGCCAGCAGCGACGGATCTTCGGTGTAGCTGAATCCACTCCCCACCGGACTGTCGACAAATAGGACATGATAGTCGTTCACCTGAACGAAAAGGTAACACCGGTCATATGTTGTATCCCTCGTTCGGTGTGAGTACAGTCTTCTTCCTTACCCAAGTGTGAGACCGCTCGTGTAGCGTCCGATCCAGGGGTCCAATTTCCTCAAAGTTCCCATACCCGGTCGACGAACCACCGGGTCCTCCCTGCAGCCAGATTATTAGCGGCTTTTCAACGATGTTGGCTGGATCGTCATCAACAACGGAATGAGCGTAGTAAAGCCACCAAAAAATAAACGCACCTGGCCGTACCTCGCTGTATCCCCAGGCTTGTTTGCCAGGGCCAAATCCATCGTCACGATATGCTagataaaatacaaaaagaaTCGCCtgtaaaaattacattaaacaGTAAATCAAATACGCGAAGAATtcgcaaatttaaaaaaattaacaacataaaaaagcaaaattttaaaacaagtcagtcactttttgtttttacaaaacaaaacaaattttcaccaGCCTACTGAGAAATAATTCAACTGTTGGTACGCTTGTCTCAACATTTGTCTATAACCGAGTCACTTAATGGGCATGCGACAGTGAAAAGTGAATAAAAGAAACCTGAAACGAGGACAGATAATCCGACTGCGGACAATTGGCAGTAATCTGTGTTTCTTTAACACCACCATCCAAAAGTATCGATTAATATTCTCTTTCATACCATATCGAAAAGCAACACATAACTCAGAATTAGCGATaattgtgtttaattttacttGTTAAAACTACACGGTAAAGCAGCATTCAACTAACCAGCACGAATAACAAACACATTACACAGCACAATAAGAACGAAATACATTcctttttccattgtttctCAAATCTTACTCTTCCGGTAAGGTAAAGTTTTAGTTGGTTTTTAAAGAAACCTTCAGTTTGcacgaaagcgaaaaacacACTGGCCATCTCCGGAGCTTCAGAAATACTCTTTATATCGCCAACAAATCACAGCGAGAGAACTTTCGACGCGAACGAGATGATGTCAACTGAAGCTGGTGATCTTTCCACATCGTTCGTAGGCGATCTCCATCTGGCGTACTTCGATTAATTATATGCACTTCCGATGCAAAGGTTACCAGGTGCGAATCGCGATTCGATTTCTTTCCAGAAGCTCTTCCATCCGCCCCGTGTACACCGATACGGGAATTATGTAGCGCAGAAACACGTGCTCCGTGCACGTGGTGGACCAAGCAGTGCGAGTTGTGATTCATTCTGCTACAAGcacattcgtttttatttgcaaactAACGCAATTCCATGTTTGTTCGGACAGAGAGTTTGGAGTTACACAACCGGTACATGCTTCTGGAGGATGTAGTCCATCAGGATGGGGTTGTCGGCCGGAACCATGTGTCCGGCACGGAGCGCCCAGTAGACGAACAGCTTGCCGTACGCCTTCTCGTAACCCTCCAGCACGCCATGCTGGCCGACCGCATTTCTCGGTGCCTGCAGGTAGCTGTTCTGGCCCTCCCACTGGATCTTTTCAATCCATCGCACGTTGCCCGGCGTGGCCACGATCAGATCCAGCTGACCGGTAATGATGACGACGTCCAGGCTGGTGTTGTTGAGCAGCAGCTCCATCACGTCGATGGCGGGCTTCATGAAGTCACCGGCGAGCGTGTTGAATACGCGCCCACTCTGCGCACCGTACACCGATTCGGCGGGCAGGCTGAGAGCCGGGTGTACCTCG
This window harbors:
- the LOC131285353 gene encoding retinoid-inducible serine carboxypeptidase-like; this translates as MNHNSHCLVHHVHGARVSALHNSRIGVHGADGRASGKKSNRDSHLAILFVFYLAYRDDGFGPGKQAWGYSEVRPGAFIFWWLYYAHSVVDDDPANIVEKPLIIWLQGGPGGSSTGYGNFEEIGPLDRTLHERSHTWVNDYHVLFVDSPVGSGFSYTEDPSLLARNSSTVVSDLMAFLKDFYRTIERATSIDWEATVPLYIASESYGGRTAVEFAYALDQAGRTGTVRCRLRGVFLGNAWLSPLDSIGAWPDYLHRMGYLGERGRKRVERRVAAVREKVEQQQLGKAMDGWHTLQDVILEETGGLNCYHILKPSGKEKFRKDENSDEVLEYGETEWWKSPDATRRLSSLEALMQGPVPQKLGLANRPPWGAQQNAVFDALSEDFLRSSVGTVERLLNETTIDLILYNGHLDLITCLPGTLAWIRRIFGQQEKPFHATREPFSDDGIDSVVEGYRSAFGPRFTLYTVLRAGHMVPADNPTAMAHILRAHIAPT